The sequence below is a genomic window from Verrucomicrobiota bacterium.
GCCCTCCGTCTGACCTTTCCGCAGATCGGCATCATCCTGAGCACGCGTGAACCAGCTTTCTTGCGCGATGCTCTGGCGCCTCTTGGAATCACGATGATGAGTGCGGGAAGTCATACTGAACCGGGCGGCTACACCGGACAGGGGGCTGATCAGCTCCATCAGACAATAAAAGGGAAAATGGTTGAGGCAACGTGTGGAAGCACCTCCGCCACTGAGCAGTTCTCAATCAGCGATGATCGCACCCCCGCCGAGGTCGCCGCCATGTTGACGACGCGTGGCCTGGAGCCGGTCTGGAAAGATTGGGATGCCGCGATCCTCACGACGAGCGCCGCATGACCGCGATCATTGTCAACGGGGAGCAAAAGGAGTCTAGGGCCGAGAGTTTGGAGGGTCTCTTGGTTGAACTTAGCCTGAATCCGTTGCTGATTCTGGTGGAATACAATGGCCAAGCATTGCCTCGATCGGAGTGGGAGGGGGTCAGGATTGTGACGGGTGACAAACTAGAACTCCTTTCCGTTGCCGCCGGGGGTTGATTGTTCTTTTACAAACGTCATGAGACCAATCGCTCTTCTCTGGGCTAACCGCCATCGTTCCCCTTCCTTAAGGGTAGATCTCCCCTTGATCCGCAGGATCGTGGAGGCGGCCTTGCCTCTCTGTGTCGCCAAGCCTCGGCACAAGGGCATACAACTTCCTCCCGAGGTGGAGATCACACTCCTGGGTGAGAGTGCAATCGCCAAGGTGCACGGGGAGTTTCTCGATGACCCGACACCGACTGATGTCATCACCTTCGAGCATGGAGAGATCCTGATTGGCGTGCCGATCGCGGCGGCCAATGCCTGCAAGTTTAGTCACCCGGCAGACCACGAGGTGGCCCTGTGCGCTATCCATGGCCTTCTTCACCTGCTGGGCTACGATGATCTGAGCGCGCAAGAACGCACAATCATGCATGCCCGTCAGGAGGAAATTTTAGAGGCTGCCCTTCGGGAGGTGTGCTAGCGTTCGGCTCATGAGAGAGGCTGCCGTTCAGCGCGAGGAAATTCCCGATACGGGGGATTACGCCGTTGTTGCCCGCGCCGCCGAGCTCTGCAATCCCTTTCTCGATGCATTGGGTGAGGTGACCCTTTCGATCCGGGGGCCGGTGGCCTCCTCGGTGCTGAACTGGAATGCATCCCTCTTCACCCCGATCATTTATCCGACACTTCTAAAGGTCATCGTCTTGGCGGCCGAGGGGGGGAGTTTCGAGCTCACGGCTCTGGATTGCACATTGGATCAGGCGCTCCCCTCGTCCGTTCGACTGACGAGCCGCGACGAAGGAAGGAGGCTTTTGCTCGGTTTACTGGCTCCGCGTGGTGACCGTTTGATCGAGCGCTATCGTACAGCCGTCCTGGCGGGGAACTCACCCGGACATCACGCGATCACTCATGCTCTGCGGGCCAATCTGTTTCATCTTCCTCCGAGGGTGATGATCACCTCGTACCTTTTGCAGGAGGGAATCGGTGCCGGTCTGGATGGCCGGGACATCTCCCGCTTCCTGATCGATGGGATAGGGGCGTCAAGAGACCTTCCCAGTCCCGAGCGCATCATACCCATGAGTCAGCCATGCAGGGAATGAACCAACCGGGGCTTCTCGAGGCTCCCGAAGTAGAGCTCTCTGAGAATCTCGATCTCCCCTGGCTTGTCGTGGTGCACAACGATCCCGTGAATCTCATGAGCTATGTCGCGATGGTCTTCCGCCGGATCTTCGGATGGACGCGAGAGCGCTCCGAGAGGCACATGATGGAAGTCCATACCAAGGGGCGCTCGGTTGTTTGGGGCGGCGGCAGGGAACAGGCGGAGCACTATGTGCAGCAGCTCCACTCCTTCCTCCTGCTGGCGACTCTTGAGAAGTCTTCCTGAGTCACCTTGAGGGACTAACGCCGATGATCTTCGAACGCTCAAAAAACGGAAACTTCCGCTTTAGCAGGATCCATCCTTTGCTGGGCGAATTACTGCAGGCTGTTGCGATGGACCCCTGGGAGCGCTACCCCGAGGGGAGTATGCGCCTATTGCCCTCGCCCACCGAAAGTGAGGATCTTGAGGATCTACGTCTTGATTGGCAGGATCATGTGCAACCGGGCCTGCGGCATCATTTTGACCTGGAGCGGGCCGTGGTGTCGGAGGACCTTGCTTGCATGATTCAGCGGAAAGGGAAGATTCCTTCCTGGACCTTGGAGATTTCTACCGATCACTCCGACGCCTGGTTGACGACGCTGAACGCCCTACGACTGGCCCTTGCCGAGGAGCATAGGTTCACCGAAAAGGATCTCTCTGAAAAAACGCCCTCTGATCTCGAGACTGAGCGTGGCCTTGCCTTGATGCAGGTGAACTTCTACGCCTTCATCCAAGAGTGTCTTCTCCAGGCGATGGACGACGAGTTGGGCGAGTAGTTGGGAATTAGGAATGGGAAGTTGAGCTATGGAAGAGGCGCGCGCCATTCTGCTGCGACGGTATAAATTCTCGGAGAATAGTCTCGTCGTGATCTGGCTGACCGACCGGCATGGCAAGGTGAAGACGACGGCCCGCAGTGCCACCAAGCCGGGAGGGCCGTTTTCCGGGAGATTGGAGCTCTTCACCGTCGCTGGAATTACCTTTAAATCTCCCAAGAACGGTGATCTTCACACTCTCAGCGAGGTGGTGGTCGAGACAGAAGCACTTCTTCCCGCGACCTATTCCACTATCCTTTCAGCGTCCTACTTCTCCGAACTCTGTGATCTTTTCACCGAACCGATGCATCCGGTTCCCGAAGTTTTTGCCTTGTTGGAACGCGCTTGGGGATTCCTGCGCACGCAGGCACCGAGTCGTCGTGCTGTTGCCCATTTCGAGACCGAATTGGCAAAGTCTCTTGGCATCCATGATCCCTCTATTCCCGCCCACAGATCCCTGGCGTCCGTCGCGCATAAGCTGCCGGAAAGCCGCCCGCGCCTGCTGGAGCAACTTGCCGAGAGCCCGTGAACCTTCATTCCTCAACCCTCAAGGTTGTTTTGTTACTCGTACTCGCGGGGATGGCTGTTTCCACAGTTCATCCACTCAATGCGGGCGATGTCTCCGCCGCAAGCGCCCCCCTTCTCAAGGCTCCTTCTGATTATTATTCCTACTGGAAGCAAAAATACCTGAACCCCTCCGTGCGGTTCCCTGGAGACTGGAAGGTCAATTATGACGGGAAGGGGACGACTGTTTCGGAGGCGATCGGCTATGGGATGCTGATCACCGCACTCATGGCCGACACCGATTTCGAGTCAAAAAAATACTTCGATGGTCTGAATAGATTCAGGAAGCGCTTCCCCTCGTCGATCAATCCCGCCTTCATGTGCTGGAAAATCCCTCCTCATGAAAGGCCTGGGAAAAACGATTGCGCCACCGACGGTGAACTCGATATCGCCTATGCCCTCCTGTTGGCCCATGCGCGGTGGGGGGATGAGGCCTATCTGGCGGAAGCCAAGAGTCTGATCGGGTCCATCGGAGCCTCATTGGTACGCCCCGATTTTTCACTGCGCCTGGGCGATTGGAACGATGCGCCCGGTCAGACGCGCCCTTCTGACTTCATGCCGACTCATTTCCGAGCCTTCGGTAAAGTAACGGGTGATCCTCTCTGGAAGAAGGTTGAGGATCGTTCCTATGAAATTCTCACGGAGTTGCAACTTGAGAAAGCACAAGCTGGGACCAAGACGACGGGGCTTATTCCTGATTTTGCAGTTCAAAAAAACGGATGTTGGGTTCCTGCTCGGCCCGGCTTCCTGGAGGGGGGGCATGATGGCGACTTCTACTACAATGCCTGCAGAGTGCCTTGGCGAATCGGTTGGGCGGCTCTTGCCTCCCGTGACAAAGGAGATGATCGTGCCAAGGAGGTTCTGGGACGCTTCATGCAGTGGGCCCTCATGAACGTGAAAGATCCCGAGCAGTTCAGGGCAGGCTACCGGCTGGACGGGAAGCCGGTGCATAAGAGCGACTTTAACACAGCTTGCTTCATTTCTCCGACAGGGGTGGCCGCGATGGCCTTGGGCATGGAGTCTTGGAAAGCAAAGGTTGAGCGCTATGCACTGGGTAGCAGGGAGGAGTATTATGAAGACTCAATCAATCTGCTCTGCCTGATCCTGATGTCAGGTCAATCGCACGGGTTCATCCGTCAGAATTCCCCTCAATAATCTTCAAGACACATTCTTTATTTAGAATAGTTCTTGATTGATCTTGAATGAGTCTGGCCGGGTGCTAGATTGAGAAACCATCTCATGAAGAAGCCGGCAGCCATTCCATCCAACGAAAGCGCTATGGGACACTATGCGTCCGCCATGGTGCAGGGAGGTATGCGTCTTACGCCTCAGCGGCGGCAGGTCTATGAGGTGCTCATGGACAAGAGGGATCATCCGACGGCCACGGAGGTCTTCATCCGGGCTCAGAAGCAGATGCCCTCCATCTCGCTCGCCACTGTGTATAACTGCCTTGAAACGATGGTTGGAAGCGGTTTGGTGAAGGCCGTCCATGTCGACCGTGAGCCAACCCGATTTTGTGCGAACCTCCAGGAGCACGGTCACTTCCACTGCACGGAATGCGGTCATGTCTCCGACATCGGATTTTCCCACACCCGCGAGAAGGGATGGAAACTCCCCTCCGGATTCCTCGTCACTCAGCACGATGTCACCCTCCGGGGACTCTGCGCCGACTGCGGAACATCTTCTAAAAACACGAATCATTCCAAATCAAAAATCCCATTCTCACACTAATTCCAACGACAAACCATTAACCCAGTAACCGCCCATGTCCGCCCATTCCTCTTCGTCACTTTCCATCCGAGACTTGCACGCCTCCATCGGCGATAAGCCGATCCTCAAGGGCCTCACGCTCGACATCCCCAAGGGAGAAGTCCACGCCATCATGGGCAAGAACGGAGCCGGCAAGAGCACGCTCGCCAAAATCATGGCCGGCCATCCCGACTACACGGTAACCTCGGGTGATGTCCTGATGGATGGTGAGAGCATCCTGGGTTTGGAACCCGATGTCCGCGCCCGTCTTGGTCTCTTCCTTGCCTTTCAGTATCCGATGGAGATCCCCGGGGTCACTATCGCCAACTTCATCCGCGCAGCCCTTCAGGCCCGCCTTCCCGAGGGGGAGGAGTTGGAGGCAACCGACTACTACGCCAAACTCTATGCCAAGATGGATGCCCTGAGCGTGCCTCGGAACTTCACTTCCCGCTCGGTGAACGAGGGCTTCTCTGGTGGTGAGAAGAAGCGCTGCGAGATTCTCCAGATGGCGATGCTCGAGCCCTCCTATGCCGTGCTTGACGAGACAGACAGCGGTCTCGACATCGACGCGCTCAAGATCGTTTCAGCGGGAGTGAACGCCCTTCGCGGTCCGAATATCGGCATGCTTGTCATCACCCATTACCAGCGTCTGCTCGACTACATCGTGCCCGATAAGGTGCATGTCATGTCCGAGGGGCGCATCATCCACAGCGGCGACAAGGATCTTGCCCTCAAGCTTGAGGCTCAGGGCTATGACTGGGTCGAGAAGGAATTTGGGGGATCCGGCACCAAGGCCGCCTAAAAGGGCATTAGCAGTTTAGACTATTAGACTATTAGCCAGAACCTATCAGAACCAAGACTCAGAACCTAAAAGTCTAACAGACTTCAGCCTAACCTACCTTTTCTATGAGCACCGAGACCAAACCAGACATCGATATTGACCGTTCCGTCGGCGATTTCCGCTACGAGATGGACTACGCCTTCGATGCGGGCGTCGGACTGACCGAGGCGACGATCGACTACATCAGCGACGTGAAGGGTGACCCTGATTGGGTTCGCGCTTTCCGCAAGGAAGGTTACCGAAAGTTCCTGGAGAAGCCGATGCCGACTCACTGGGCTACCAAGGACCTGGAGAGCATTGTCTTCGAGAACATCCGCTATTACCTCTCGCAGGGACAGGTTCCCAAGCGGACCTGGGACGAGGTGCCCGATGACATTAAGAGGACCTTCGAGCGGCTTGGTATTCCCGAGCAGGAGCGCAAGTTCCTCTCCGGTGTAGAGGCCCAGTTCGACAGCGAGGCGGCCTATTCGAATATCAAGGCCGCGGTCGGCGAGCAGGGAGTCATCTTTGTCGGATCCAGCGAGGGTCTTAAGGAGCATCCCGAGATCTTCAAGAAGTGGTTCGGCAAGGTAATCCCGAGCGGTGACAACAAGTTCTCCGCGCTGAACTCCGCAGTCTTCAGCGGCGGCAGCTTCATCTATGTGCCGCCAGGAGTTAAGGTAAAGCACCCGCTCCAGGCTTACTTCCGAATCAACGCCCAGAACTTCGGACAGTTCGAGCGAACCTTGATCATCGTCGACGAGGGGGCTGAGCTCACTTACATGGAGGGTTGCACCGCGCCGAAGTTCGAGACGGCCACGCTGCACAGCGCCGTCGTAGAGCTTGTCGCTATGAAGGGGGCCAAGATCCAGTACATCACCGTCCAGAATTGGAGTTCGAACGTCTTTAACCTCGTGACCAAGCGCGGCATCGCCCATGAAGATGCCGAGGTTAAGTGGATCGATTGCAATATTGGATCCCGGCTCACCATGAAATATCCGGGAGTCGTGATGAAGGGGAAGGGTGCGCGTGGCGAAGTCGTCTCGATTGCCCTGGCTGGTGATGGCCAGCACCAGGACACCGGTGCCAAGATGATCCATGCGGCCGACAACACGACCAGCAACATTATCTCCAAGTCGATCAGTCTCGGAACAGGCCGCTCCACCTACCGTGGCATGGTCCATGTGCCGAAGCACCTGAAGGGTTGCAAGAACAACACCGAGTGCGACGCCCTGCTTATCAATAGCCACAGCCGCACCGACACCTACCCAGCTATCAGCGTGCGCGGTCAGGGAAATGCCGTTCAGCACGAGGCGAGCGTCAGCCAGATCAGCGCGGAGCAGATCTTCTACATGCAGCAGCGCGGTCTGAGCGAGGCCGCTGCCATGAGCCTCGCGGTCAATGGCTTCGTCAATGACCTGGTTCAGCAGTTCCCGATGGAATACTCGGTCGAGCTGAAGCGCCTTATCGATCTCGAGATGGAAGGATCCGTCGGATGAGCATCACCACGACCTCTCCCGCCGAGACCGGCAACTCTACTAATTGGCCCGAATGGTTCAGCAAGGACCAGAATGAGGCCTGGGAGCTTTTCCAGTCACTACCGCAGCCAAAGCGCAACGATGAACCGTGGCGCTTTGCGAATCTCAAGGCGCTCGACCTTTCCGATTTTCATCTCGCTGTGCCCGTCCAGGATGCTGCGTCACTTATCACCCGTTCCTCGGCGCACACCAACCTCGCCGCGAAGCTCATCTTCGCGAATGAAGTTCTCATCCACAACGATCAGTCTGAATTGCCTGCCGGGGTGCTTCTCTTGCCGCTTGAGCAGGCCGCTAGGGATCACGAAGAACTCTTCCGCAAGAGCTTCATGACTTCCGATGTGCGCCTCGGTTCGAAGAAATTCGCCGCCCTTCATCGAGCCCATCTACGCTCTGGGGCTTTCGTCTATGTTCCCAAAGGAGTCGTTATCGAGCAACCCATCGAGATCTGGCATTGGGTCGAGGGGGAGAATGCCACCATCTTTCCCCACACTCTTATCGTCTTGGGTGAGGGTGCCTCCGCCACCGTGATCGATCACTTCGTCTCATCGCGGGATGAGCGTTCGCTGGCTATTGCCGTGAATGATCTCACGCTGGGAACGAATGCGAAGCTGCATTACGTCGGTGTCCAGGAGTGGAGTGACAAGGCAACCGCCTTCCACATCAACACCACCGAAGTGGAGAAGGAGGGTGTTTCGACAGCCCTTCAGATGAACCTCGGAGGAGCCTATATCCGTGGAGAGAGCGACAGTCATCTGCTGGGTGAAGGATCGCGTAGCGTCATGCTCTCGATCAATCCCGCAAGCGGGACCCGCGAGATCGATCAGCGAACCTTTCAGGATCATTTCGCCCCGCGTGCGACCAGCGACCTCCTCTACCATAATGCCCTGGCGGATTCGTCGCGTACGATCTTCGCCGGCCTGATCAAGGTCGAGGAGCATGCCCACGAGACGGATGCTTACCAGAAAGTCCGCAATCTGATGCTTAGTGATGAGGCCGAAGCCAACTCCATGCCTGGTCTCGAAATTCTAGCTGATAATGTTCGCTGCACGCACGGCGCGACGTCCGGCGAACTCAACGAAGACGAACTCTTCTACATGATGGCCCGCGGTATAGGTCCTAAGCAAGCGGCACAGCTAATCGTGAGGGGCTTCTTCGGAACTGTCCTTGAGCGTCTTGAGAATGAGGAACTTCAAGCCCATCTGGGCGAGATCCTGGATAAAAAATTATCAACCTCTGAATAAATCTCCCGCAACCGTAACGGCTGCGAATCAATGGCCGGGCTAGCCAAGGGGATGAACGGGATAGCCCTCTTTTATTCCACTCCGCGCCTCTGCGCCTCCGCGCGATACATTCAGTTCAAAGTACGCCAATCCCCGGGCGCGCATATTTGAAGCAGCCGAGGGGAGGCTCTGCAGGGAAGTCTTTCCCAAGGGCAATTGCCTTGAACTGAATACCCATCGAGCCGGGGTTGAGAAGGGTCTGAAGGGCGCCGAGATCCCGTCTAGCCGCGTCACTCTGGTCAGTGAAGTCTCCGAGTGAACGCAGCCAGGGTTCGGCTGCTCCCACGAGAAAGTGGTGCTGGTCGCTGTAGCCGAGAATCTCGAAGCCGACCTCACGTGACGATCGGGCAAGTGCAGTAAAATCGACCTGGGCTGTGATATCGCGAAGTCCCGGTTCGCCCAGAGGATCGTTGAACCGCTCGTGTTTTTTGAATGCAAGCAGGGTTCCATCGGCGCGATGGGGTGCGTAGCGATCCTCTCCCGACTGACCGTAGTCGATGGTCAGCACGAGCCCGCGCTCTAGCCGCTTATGGAGAGTCGTGAGCCAAGGGTTCATGGCCCGGTTGATCTCTGCACGGAAGCCCTTGGTAAGATGATTCGGGAGTTTGGTTGCCTCTGCATGGAGTTCAGGGTCCTGGATCGGCCGAGTGGTCCATACCAGAGCCCCATCATGGTATGCCACGCACTCCTCCTCCCATGCGGTTCCGTTCCAGCGCACGGAATCTACTGGGAAGGCATCCAGCAATTCGTTGGAGAGGTGGATGCCGGTGAACGTTGGCAACTCTTCCAGGGAGGGCACCCAAGTGACGTTTGTGAATCCCGCCAGCTTTTGTTTCTGGCGATCCCTATTCACGGGGAAAGGCTCCACGATGATGAGTCGAACTGCTTGGTTGTATGAGTCCCCAGCTTTAGCGAGCGCTCCGAGAATATCGGTCGCCATGCTTCCGTCATTTGCGCCCTGCTCGACGATTGTGAATTCAGAGGGTTTTCCCAAGCGCTCCCAGACGTCGCGACAGACCGAGGTAAGAAGACGGCCGTAGATGCTGCCGACGCTGACGCTTGTGAAGAAGTCCCCTTCTTTTCCGACCCTAGCCCGACCTGAGCCATAGTAGCCGTACTCCGGATGATAGAGTGCCAGCTCCATGAACCGCCGGAACGGGATGACGCCATCGACATCGGATATCTCCTGGTGGATGACTTGAAGGAGCGGCGTTTGGGAAACCTGAAGTTCTGAGATCATGAAGAGCAGAGGTTCCTTAGGTTAGTTTTTTCAGGTCTCAGCCTTCAGCTTTCATCCTTCGCGGCCTTGGCCGCTCGGTCACTGCCCACGAGTGATCTCGCGGGCGTAGATGTTGATCTGGCCGTCATCCCCGCGTTTGACAGAGGTGATCTGGAAAGGTCGGAGGCCTTCTCTGGAAATCACATTCCCCTCAGCCGGAGGAGTCGCACCTGCAGGGAACTCCACGATCACACGCACCTTCGCATTAGGCCCAAGTGGAACTCCGGCGATGGCCCCCTGCGGACGAAGCACTGCGCGTCCATTGCCCGAGGCCGTGACGGCAAAGTGCCCCTTGAGGTAATGACGCTCGCCACCGATACCCCGAGAGGCGATATCTTGCGCATCCGAGGATTCCACGAGGCGGCCACGCGGCATTTTCCCGGGCTCAAATACAGGCCATATTTCTGAAGGAGTGGTGGCAACGGGTTGGTTGGTCGCTGTCATCGCAGCAGCGTTTGTCGGAAGCGGCCCCGACGGGATGGCGCTTGGTTTCGGCGATGCTTTGGGTGTTGGAGTGGCGATTGGCGTGCTGATCGGGGTTGGGATCGGAGTTGGTGTGGGTAGCGGTGTTCCCACAGGTATGGCCCTAGGTACTGCTGTGGAGGAGTCAGCTCCAATCGGCGTGCTCACGGGGATAGCCGGTAATATGGTCGGTTCATTCACAGGAATAGCCCGTGCGATCGGGGTGGTGACTTCTTCAACAGTTCGGGACTGCTTGACTGGAATGGCCTTCGCAATCCTGGGTTCGGGAGTGGGTGTCGCCATTTCCTCGGCGATTCTGCTCAGGTGACCTGATGGTTTCTCGCCATTCTTGCCAGCCATCTCTTTGTCTCCGGTGATCTTTCCGCCCGAGAGTTTGGCGATGTTGGCCGAGGAGATAATCGGCAATCCCGCTTCCAGATTCAGTCCCTCAGGAGGTTCCAATGAGAAGCTGGCCTCACCCTTGGCTGCACCGTAGGTGCCGTAGAGCAGGGGCATCGTCGTCAGTAGAATTTTATTTTCCGAAAGCCGCTCGATATGAACTACAGCCGAGAGATCGAGAGGCTTCTCGAGTTTGATCTGCTGGCCCGTCACCAGGGATCGTTTGAGTCCGGGGAGATCCTTCTCCTGGGCTGTGAATGGCTGTTCCAGAAGCACCTCGGGCTGTTCCACCGCCTGGAGCAGGGCTACCAATCCCGGTTTGCAGAACGTCTCGTCCGTCAGGGGCAAGGTCCCGAGCACCCGATAGGTGCCGACGGCATAGGGAACAAGTTCGCGGACCTGGTGGTAGTTGCGAATGAAGTGGCGCAGAAGGTTTGAATTGGCCCTGCGGATTTCGGAGGTGGTCATCGATCCGAATCTCTCGAGTAGCTGACCCGGCTTTAGGAATTCACCACGTGGCGCCAGTGTGATCTCAAATCTGATGGGAGGCTCGATCTTGTGCATCCGAATGAGCAACCGGTAGTTGGCCGCTTTTTCGGGATTGGCAAAGATGTAGTAGCTTCCCATCCAGCAGAGAAAGACGAAGCCGAGCAGGAGAAAGATGAAGACGGTCCACCCGAAGAGACCATCTTTTGATCCGCCCCCCCTTCGGTGTCCCGACCCTCCTTGATATCCGTAATAGCGCTTGCCTGACATGAATCACTTAAGAAGAGCGAGGCTCTCGATGGGTGGCAACCGAAAACAGGGAAATCCCTCCTGACCTTACAGAGGTTTTTCTTGAGGTGCCGGCTCGAACGAGGTGCCGCAGCCGCAGCTCCGTGAAGCATGGGGGTTGATCACCCGGAAACCCGCGCCCGTGAGTTCGTCGACATAGTCGATAGTGCAGCCATCGAGTTGTTCGCTGCTCTCCGGATCGATGGCCACCACGGCGCCGTTCTGTTCGGTCACTTCGTCACCCGGCAGGGGGCCACCCAGACTCATGGCGTATTGTAGGCCGGCACACCCCCCTTTCTCCACAGCGAGCCGAAGCCCTGAGTTGCCATTTTCAGAGGCAAGCTCCCTGAGCTGTTTCGCCGCCGACTCCGTGATATGAATCATGAACTTACCTTTCAGGATGCATCACCTGAAGTCAACCGGAGTCCTTTGGGTTTTTGAGAGCAACCAAGGGTTTTTGAGAGCCGTTTCGACCAGGACGTTCTAAAAATAGAGCTTTTTTCCATTTTGGCTTGTCCGCTTAGCCGGTTGGCCCGATTTTCCTTAGCTCATGAAAGCCGTCGTTACCGTCATGCCGAAACCCGCCATCCTCGATCCAGCCGGAGTCGCTACCGGTCAAGCCATGGAGCACCTTGGCCTCAAGGGAGTCCGCTCCGTCCGTATCGGGAAATCGATCGAGATCGAAGTCGATGGCGCCGACGAGAAACAACTTCACGAGATCTGCCACGACCTCCTCTCCAATCCCGTGGTCGAGGATTACAAGCTCGAGATTCTCTCCTAACGATGGCGCCGATCATGAAGGTTGCCGTCATTCAGTTTCCCGGTTCGAACTGCGACACCGACTGCCAGGCTGCGCTTGCTTCTTTCCCCGGCGTTCAGGCAGAGATCGTCTGGCACAAGGAAACTTCCCTTGCCGGATATGATGCCGTGGTTCTCCCCGGCGGCTTCTCCTATGGCGATTACCTCCGCTGCGGATCGATCGCCCGGTTCTCCCCAATCATGGGGGCCGTCCGTGTCGCGGCCGATTCCGGCGTTCTGGTGCTCGGCATCTGCAATGGCTTCCAGATTCTTTGCGAAGCAGGGC
It includes:
- a CDS encoding beta-glucanase, with product MNLHSSTLKVVLLLVLAGMAVSTVHPLNAGDVSAASAPLLKAPSDYYSYWKQKYLNPSVRFPGDWKVNYDGKGTTVSEAIGYGMLITALMADTDFESKKYFDGLNRFRKRFPSSINPAFMCWKIPPHERPGKNDCATDGELDIAYALLLAHARWGDEAYLAEAKSLIGSIGASLVRPDFSLRLGDWNDAPGQTRPSDFMPTHFRAFGKVTGDPLWKKVEDRSYEILTELQLEKAQAGTKTTGLIPDFAVQKNGCWVPARPGFLEGGHDGDFYYNACRVPWRIGWAALASRDKGDDRAKEVLGRFMQWALMNVKDPEQFRAGYRLDGKPVHKSDFNTACFISPTGVAAMALGMESWKAKVERYALGSREEYYEDSINLLCLILMSGQSHGFIRQNSPQ
- the ybeY gene encoding rRNA maturation RNase YbeY — translated: MRPIALLWANRHRSPSLRVDLPLIRRIVEAALPLCVAKPRHKGIQLPPEVEITLLGESAIAKVHGEFLDDPTPTDVITFEHGEILIGVPIAAANACKFSHPADHEVALCAIHGLLHLLGYDDLSAQERTIMHARQEEILEAALREVC
- the sufB gene encoding Fe-S cluster assembly protein SufB — protein: MSTETKPDIDIDRSVGDFRYEMDYAFDAGVGLTEATIDYISDVKGDPDWVRAFRKEGYRKFLEKPMPTHWATKDLESIVFENIRYYLSQGQVPKRTWDEVPDDIKRTFERLGIPEQERKFLSGVEAQFDSEAAYSNIKAAVGEQGVIFVGSSEGLKEHPEIFKKWFGKVIPSGDNKFSALNSAVFSGGSFIYVPPGVKVKHPLQAYFRINAQNFGQFERTLIIVDEGAELTYMEGCTAPKFETATLHSAVVELVAMKGAKIQYITVQNWSSNVFNLVTKRGIAHEDAEVKWIDCNIGSRLTMKYPGVVMKGKGARGEVVSIALAGDGQHQDTGAKMIHAADNTTSNIISKSISLGTGRSTYRGMVHVPKHLKGCKNNTECDALLINSHSRTDTYPAISVRGQGNAVQHEASVSQISAEQIFYMQQRGLSEAAAMSLAVNGFVNDLVQQFPMEYSVELKRLIDLEMEGSVG
- a CDS encoding DUF2017 domain-containing protein — protein: MIFERSKNGNFRFSRIHPLLGELLQAVAMDPWERYPEGSMRLLPSPTESEDLEDLRLDWQDHVQPGLRHHFDLERAVVSEDLACMIQRKGKIPSWTLEISTDHSDAWLTTLNALRLALAEEHRFTEKDLSEKTPSDLETERGLALMQVNFYAFIQECLLQAMDDELGE
- the clpS gene encoding ATP-dependent Clp protease adapter ClpS, translating into MNQPGLLEAPEVELSENLDLPWLVVVHNDPVNLMSYVAMVFRRIFGWTRERSERHMMEVHTKGRSVVWGGGREQAEHYVQQLHSFLLLATLEKSS
- the sufD gene encoding Fe-S cluster assembly protein SufD — translated: MSITTTSPAETGNSTNWPEWFSKDQNEAWELFQSLPQPKRNDEPWRFANLKALDLSDFHLAVPVQDAASLITRSSAHTNLAAKLIFANEVLIHNDQSELPAGVLLLPLEQAARDHEELFRKSFMTSDVRLGSKKFAALHRAHLRSGAFVYVPKGVVIEQPIEIWHWVEGENATIFPHTLIVLGEGASATVIDHFVSSRDERSLAIAVNDLTLGTNAKLHYVGVQEWSDKATAFHINTTEVEKEGVSTALQMNLGGAYIRGESDSHLLGEGSRSVMLSINPASGTREIDQRTFQDHFAPRATSDLLYHNALADSSRTIFAGLIKVEEHAHETDAYQKVRNLMLSDEAEANSMPGLEILADNVRCTHGATSGELNEDELFYMMARGIGPKQAAQLIVRGFFGTVLERLENEELQAHLGEILDKKLSTSE
- the sufC gene encoding Fe-S cluster assembly ATPase SufC → MSAHSSSSLSIRDLHASIGDKPILKGLTLDIPKGEVHAIMGKNGAGKSTLAKIMAGHPDYTVTSGDVLMDGESILGLEPDVRARLGLFLAFQYPMEIPGVTIANFIRAALQARLPEGEELEATDYYAKLYAKMDALSVPRNFTSRSVNEGFSGGEKKRCEILQMAMLEPSYAVLDETDSGLDIDALKIVSAGVNALRGPNIGMLVITHYQRLLDYIVPDKVHVMSEGRIIHSGDKDLALKLEAQGYDWVEKEFGGSGTKAA
- a CDS encoding iron-sulfur cluster assembly accessory protein, with the protein product MIHITESAAKQLRELASENGNSGLRLAVEKGGCAGLQYAMSLGGPLPGDEVTEQNGAVVAIDPESSEQLDGCTIDYVDELTGAGFRVINPHASRSCGCGTSFEPAPQEKPL
- a CDS encoding recombination protein O N-terminal domain-containing protein, with amino-acid sequence MEEARAILLRRYKFSENSLVVIWLTDRHGKVKTTARSATKPGGPFSGRLELFTVAGITFKSPKNGDLHTLSEVVVETEALLPATYSTILSASYFSELCDLFTEPMHPVPEVFALLERAWGFLRTQAPSRRAVAHFETELAKSLGIHDPSIPAHRSLASVAHKLPESRPRLLEQLAESP
- the thiS gene encoding sulfur carrier protein ThiS: MTAIIVNGEQKESRAESLEGLLVELSLNPLLILVEYNGQALPRSEWEGVRIVTGDKLELLSVAAGG
- a CDS encoding SAM-dependent methyltransferase, translated to MISELQVSQTPLLQVIHQEISDVDGVIPFRRFMELALYHPEYGYYGSGRARVGKEGDFFTSVSVGSIYGRLLTSVCRDVWERLGKPSEFTIVEQGANDGSMATDILGALAKAGDSYNQAVRLIIVEPFPVNRDRQKQKLAGFTNVTWVPSLEELPTFTGIHLSNELLDAFPVDSVRWNGTAWEEECVAYHDGALVWTTRPIQDPELHAEATKLPNHLTKGFRAEINRAMNPWLTTLHKRLERGLVLTIDYGQSGEDRYAPHRADGTLLAFKKHERFNDPLGEPGLRDITAQVDFTALARSSREVGFEILGYSDQHHFLVGAAEPWLRSLGDFTDQSDAARRDLGALQTLLNPGSMGIQFKAIALGKDFPAEPPLGCFKYARPGIGVL
- a CDS encoding transcriptional repressor, translating into MGHYASAMVQGGMRLTPQRRQVYEVLMDKRDHPTATEVFIRAQKQMPSISLATVYNCLETMVGSGLVKAVHVDREPTRFCANLQEHGHFHCTECGHVSDIGFSHTREKGWKLPSGFLVTQHDVTLRGLCADCGTSSKNTNHSKSKIPFSH